A genomic segment from Orrella daihaiensis encodes:
- a CDS encoding DUF3141 domain-containing protein, with product MEYAVDAWQRGVLTADVMRQRGNQYQRHMSKQAPNVLSMKAEVVLDGRTLERPVNYVLTRIAPPKSMPVDPIKRPFVVVDPRAGHGPGIAGFKPESEIGVAIEAGHPCYFIGFLPKPEPDQGVEDVVWAETRFLEEVISLHPEAEGKPVVIGNCQAGWQLMMAAATRPELFGPIIIAGAPLSYWAGWRGKNPMRYTGGLAGGSWMTMMASDLGGGMFDGANLVQNFENLNPANTYWSKQYNLYSNVDTEANRYLGFERWWGGHVFLNGKEIQYIVDNLFIGNKLSTARMVTKDGLRIDLRNIRSPIIVFCSKGDNITPPPQALGWITDLYQTDKEVLAHGQTIIYAVHESIGHLGIFVSGAIAKKEHREFTCNIDMIDVLPAGIYEAVIHDKTPETPNADLAYGDYVLTFERRHLADVEKIVQHREDDDRRFATVSRLSQVNIGLYKSFMQPWIKAIATPRTSERLQKLHPLRLPYETISDKNPWIASLAPVAVQVKNHRKPAAKDNPFLQMEKQISKSIESALELYGEWRDNLIEQTFMAVYGAPLVQDIAGLGAKEGAPREHPGVSPEHLAFVKRRVTELRKLVECGGIREASIRVMIYIAQAQGGIDERSFNLIRQLRAHQEHTLTLPAFKRMVREQAMVMVVDPEGSVNSIPTLLSHHSADEINKAAEFVTQVALASGSLNQAGKQRLEQVCQLYTQAAKQAKTRSRGNNKGMQTTSLKRDEQQALSVTASGKPSAKRATPRKAVTKAATVKKSTARKTAVKKVANK from the coding sequence ATGGAATACGCCGTGGATGCCTGGCAACGCGGCGTGCTGACTGCTGATGTCATGCGACAGCGTGGTAATCAGTATCAACGCCACATGTCCAAACAAGCGCCCAATGTGTTGAGCATGAAAGCTGAGGTCGTGCTCGATGGTCGTACACTCGAGCGGCCAGTCAACTATGTGTTGACACGCATCGCGCCGCCAAAGTCTATGCCTGTTGACCCGATCAAACGACCGTTCGTCGTTGTGGATCCGCGTGCTGGCCATGGACCGGGAATTGCCGGGTTTAAGCCAGAAAGCGAGATCGGTGTCGCCATCGAGGCAGGCCATCCCTGTTATTTCATCGGATTTCTCCCCAAACCTGAACCTGACCAGGGCGTTGAAGATGTGGTCTGGGCAGAGACGCGGTTTCTGGAAGAAGTGATCTCGTTACATCCAGAGGCTGAAGGCAAGCCCGTGGTGATTGGCAACTGCCAAGCTGGCTGGCAGCTCATGATGGCTGCCGCGACACGCCCAGAGCTCTTTGGCCCCATCATCATCGCTGGCGCCCCCCTGTCTTACTGGGCTGGCTGGCGCGGCAAGAACCCCATGCGTTACACCGGCGGCCTGGCTGGCGGCTCCTGGATGACCATGATGGCCAGTGACTTAGGCGGTGGCATGTTCGACGGCGCCAACCTGGTACAAAACTTCGAGAACTTAAATCCAGCCAACACCTATTGGTCCAAACAATACAACCTTTACTCCAACGTCGACACTGAGGCCAATCGGTATCTTGGGTTTGAGCGCTGGTGGGGTGGCCATGTCTTCTTAAATGGCAAAGAAATCCAGTACATCGTTGACAACCTATTTATCGGTAATAAGCTGTCGACAGCCCGCATGGTGACTAAAGACGGTTTGCGTATCGACTTGCGCAACATACGCTCGCCCATCATCGTGTTCTGTTCGAAAGGCGACAACATCACGCCGCCCCCACAGGCACTTGGCTGGATCACAGATCTTTATCAGACAGACAAAGAAGTGCTGGCTCACGGTCAAACCATCATCTATGCGGTGCACGAAAGTATCGGTCACCTCGGCATTTTTGTGTCAGGTGCCATCGCCAAAAAAGAGCATCGTGAGTTCACCTGCAACATTGACATGATCGACGTGCTGCCAGCGGGTATCTACGAGGCTGTCATTCATGACAAAACGCCCGAGACACCAAACGCTGATCTGGCCTACGGCGACTACGTATTAACGTTCGAGCGCCGCCACCTCGCTGACGTTGAAAAAATTGTGCAACATCGCGAAGACGATGACCGCAGGTTTGCGACGGTCTCGCGCCTGTCACAGGTCAATATCGGTTTATACAAATCCTTTATGCAACCATGGATCAAAGCGATTGCGACCCCGCGCACCAGTGAACGACTGCAAAAGCTGCACCCCTTGCGTTTGCCCTATGAGACCATCTCCGATAAGAACCCTTGGATTGCGTCGCTCGCACCAGTGGCAGTCCAGGTTAAGAACCACCGAAAGCCAGCTGCCAAGGACAATCCATTTCTGCAAATGGAGAAGCAGATCTCTAAATCCATTGAGTCTGCCCTCGAACTCTACGGTGAATGGCGCGATAATCTGATCGAACAAACGTTCATGGCTGTCTATGGTGCGCCGCTGGTACAAGACATTGCTGGTCTTGGTGCCAAGGAAGGCGCACCTCGCGAACACCCGGGCGTGTCACCTGAACATCTGGCCTTTGTTAAGCGTCGCGTGACTGAACTGCGCAAACTCGTGGAATGCGGTGGTATTCGTGAAGCCAGTATCCGGGTGATGATATACATTGCACAAGCCCAAGGTGGCATTGATGAGCGCAGCTTTAACCTGATCCGCCAATTGCGCGCACATCAGGAGCACACACTGACGCTACCGGCCTTTAAACGCATGGTGCGCGAACAAGCCATGGTCATGGTGGTTGACCCAGAAGGCTCAGTCAACTCGATTCCCACTTTGCTTAGTCACCATAGCGCTGATGAAATCAACAAAGCAGCCGAATTTGTTACCCAGGTCGCTTTGGCCAGCGGCTCACTGAATCAAGCCGGCAAGCAACGGCTCGAACAAGTCTGTCAGCTGTACACCCAAGCGGCCAAACAGGCCAAGACCCGTTCGCGTGGCAACAACAAAGGGATGCAAACCACAAGCCTCAAACGGGACGAACAGCAAGCGCTATCAGTAACCGCTTCTGGCAAGCCGTCTGCCAAGCGCGCGACGCCACGCAAGGCTGTCACCAAAGCAGCAACTGTAAAAAAGAGCACTGCTCGTAAAACCGCTGTTAAGAAGGTTGCCAACAAGTGA
- the mog gene encoding molybdopterin adenylyltransferase: MSDQAQIVSASILRVGLISVSDRASQGVYADQGVPSLKNWLSQALVSPFEVHERLIADEKNLITDTIIELVDQARCDLVLTTGGTGPSRRDVTPEATLAAATREMPGFGEQMRQISLQFVPTAILSRQVGALREIDGHAALIINLPGQPRAIAETLEGLKKDGLVVVSGLFAAVPYCIDLIGGPYIETDPAVVKAFRPNKKVAAAKET; this comes from the coding sequence ATGTCTGATCAAGCCCAAATCGTGAGCGCCAGCATCCTACGAGTCGGGTTAATTTCCGTCTCAGATCGTGCCAGTCAGGGGGTCTATGCCGATCAGGGTGTGCCATCGCTTAAAAACTGGCTATCCCAGGCTCTGGTCAGTCCATTTGAGGTGCACGAACGACTGATCGCCGATGAAAAAAACTTGATCACTGACACCATTATTGAGTTGGTGGATCAGGCCCGTTGTGATCTGGTGCTCACCACGGGGGGGACAGGGCCATCTCGACGCGATGTCACACCCGAGGCCACGCTGGCTGCTGCCACCCGAGAGATGCCAGGATTCGGCGAGCAAATGCGTCAGATCAGCCTTCAGTTTGTGCCAACGGCGATTTTGTCGCGACAAGTCGGTGCCTTGCGAGAAATTGATGGCCACGCAGCATTAATTATCAATCTGCCAGGTCAGCCACGTGCCATTGCCGAGACCCTTGAGGGGCTAAAGAAAGATGGGCTGGTAGTCGTTTCAGGTTTGTTTGCTGCGGTGCCCTACTGTATTGACCTGATTGGTGGGCCTTACATCGAGACTGATCCCGCCGTGGTTAAGGCGTTTCGCCCGAACAAGAAAGTCGCAGCTGCCAAAGAGACGTGA
- a CDS encoding methyltransferase, with the protein MQPTQTQQIEIPLPDTTTSVYWQSAHHWNPPRHIETIGTNVSAKSAGRALGQSTALLCQGDYQQARQLLSAIKRLINNKSRSFEPVDLPERFHRIRLQRSQAARQAGLLLVEIKPGYAIHLAGAPDAHDALRMAYGERLEEVDFVVPLSELVGVLSAFEWHRQGLPVAALGHNIFPRWGVFAPTRHEYLDLVMQAELPSPCDTAVDVGTGTGVLAMLLAKRGIQQVIATDVNPAALACATDNVHRANLHTQITILDCDLIPEGKFDLIVCNPPWLPGAASGPLEAAIYDPQHRMLQGFLNAVGAHLQPNGQAWLILSDLAEHLKLRSREDLLGWFENAGLVPVHRLQTKASHRKLSDTNDPLMPFRRAEITSLWQLRLSCSGETP; encoded by the coding sequence ATGCAACCAACACAGACCCAGCAAATCGAGATACCTCTGCCAGACACGACCACGAGCGTCTATTGGCAAAGCGCCCACCACTGGAATCCACCCCGACACATAGAGACAATTGGCACGAATGTCTCGGCCAAGAGCGCCGGTCGGGCACTCGGCCAGTCAACGGCTCTGCTGTGCCAAGGGGACTATCAACAAGCCAGACAACTGTTGAGCGCAATCAAACGGCTGATCAACAATAAATCGCGTTCGTTTGAACCCGTGGATCTCCCAGAGCGGTTTCACCGTATCCGTCTGCAACGCTCGCAAGCTGCTCGGCAAGCCGGGCTATTGCTCGTTGAGATCAAGCCAGGCTATGCGATTCACCTCGCTGGCGCACCAGATGCTCATGACGCTTTGCGCATGGCCTATGGTGAACGACTAGAAGAGGTGGATTTTGTGGTGCCGTTGTCCGAACTAGTCGGGGTTCTGAGTGCATTCGAATGGCATCGCCAAGGTTTGCCCGTTGCGGCTCTGGGACACAACATTTTTCCTCGCTGGGGTGTATTTGCTCCCACCCGGCATGAGTATCTGGATTTGGTCATGCAAGCCGAGCTACCCAGCCCATGTGACACAGCCGTCGATGTTGGCACCGGCACCGGCGTATTGGCCATGCTATTGGCTAAGCGCGGGATTCAACAGGTCATTGCCACCGATGTCAATCCAGCTGCATTGGCTTGCGCAACTGACAATGTGCATCGAGCAAACCTGCACACACAAATCACTATCTTGGACTGCGACCTGATTCCCGAAGGGAAATTCGACCTGATCGTGTGCAACCCACCTTGGTTGCCGGGTGCAGCCAGTGGACCATTGGAGGCCGCCATTTATGACCCACAGCATCGGATGCTTCAAGGTTTTTTAAATGCGGTGGGTGCACATCTGCAACCCAATGGCCAGGCATGGCTAATCCTGTCCGATCTTGCTGAGCACTTGAAATTGAGAAGCCGGGAAGACTTACTGGGCTGGTTCGAGAACGCAGGTCTCGTCCCCGTTCATCGTCTGCAAACCAAGGCATCGCATCGCAAACTATCAGACACCAACGACCCACTGATGCCCTTTCGCCGCGCTGAAATCACGTCTCTTTGGCAGCTGCGACTTTCTTGTTCGGGCGAAACGCCTTAA
- the fba gene encoding class II fructose-bisphosphate aldolase (catalyzes the reversible aldol condensation of dihydroxyacetonephosphate and glyceraldehyde 3-phosphate in the Calvin cycle, glycolysis, and/or gluconeogenesis) translates to MALVSMRQLLDHAAENGYGIPAFNVNNLEQVQAIMEAAEETNSPVIMQASAGARKYAGEGFLKHLIQAAVESYPHIPIVMHQDHGQSPKICQGAIDLGFSSVMMDGSLMEDGKTIADYDYNVKVTRQVVDIAHKLGVTVEGELGCLGSLETMKGDKEDGHGAEGTMTMDQLLTDPEQAADFVRQTQLDALAIAIGTSHGAYKFTRKPTGDILSIERIKQINARLPNTHLVMHGSSSVPQELLAEIREFGGDMKETYGVPVEEIQEAIKYGVRKINIDTDIRLAMTGAIRRFFAENPSKFDPREYLKPARAAAKAICVARYQQFGTAGNASKITARPLVDIAADYAAGKLAQVVQ, encoded by the coding sequence ATGGCTCTCGTCTCCATGCGCCAGCTGTTAGATCACGCTGCAGAAAACGGCTACGGCATCCCGGCATTTAACGTCAATAACCTCGAGCAAGTTCAGGCCATCATGGAGGCCGCTGAAGAAACCAATAGTCCCGTCATCATGCAGGCATCTGCAGGCGCACGCAAGTACGCAGGAGAGGGTTTCTTGAAGCATCTGATCCAAGCAGCCGTGGAGTCCTATCCCCACATACCAATCGTGATGCACCAGGATCATGGCCAGTCACCCAAGATTTGTCAGGGAGCGATCGATCTGGGTTTTTCTAGCGTCATGATGGATGGCTCGTTGATGGAAGACGGTAAAACCATCGCCGACTACGATTACAACGTCAAGGTTACCAGGCAGGTGGTTGATATTGCCCACAAGCTTGGTGTGACGGTTGAGGGGGAGTTGGGCTGCCTTGGTTCGTTAGAGACCATGAAAGGCGACAAAGAGGATGGTCATGGCGCCGAAGGCACCATGACCATGGATCAGTTGTTGACTGATCCCGAGCAGGCGGCCGATTTTGTTCGTCAGACCCAACTAGACGCCTTGGCTATTGCGATCGGTACCAGCCATGGTGCTTACAAGTTCACTCGCAAGCCAACGGGAGACATCCTTTCGATTGAGCGTATCAAGCAAATCAATGCGCGCTTGCCCAACACCCACTTGGTGATGCATGGCAGTTCGAGTGTGCCGCAAGAATTGCTCGCTGAAATCCGAGAGTTTGGCGGCGACATGAAAGAGACTTATGGCGTTCCTGTCGAAGAAATTCAGGAAGCCATCAAGTACGGTGTACGCAAGATCAACATCGATACCGATATCCGTCTTGCCATGACCGGTGCAATCCGTCGTTTCTTCGCCGAGAACCCCAGCAAGTTTGACCCGCGTGAGTATTTGAAGCCTGCCCGAGCAGCGGCCAAGGCCATCTGTGTGGCGCGCTATCAGCAATTTGGCACTGCTGGCAATGCCAGCAAGATCACAGCCCGTCCGTTGGTTGATATTGCAGCCGACTACGCCGCAGGCAAGCTTGCCCAAGTTGTGCAATAA
- a CDS encoding phosphoribosylaminoimidazolesuccinocarboxamide synthase, whose protein sequence is MTVTLHQSSITSLPLIARGKVRDMYAVGHDKLLIVASDRISAFDVILDDPIPGKGEVLTKLTEFWLGKLGHIIPNHATGIDPESVVQAGERDQVRGRSMVVKRLKPILVEAVARGYLIGSGWKDYQTTGSVCGVVLPTGLQQAAKLPEAIFTPAAKADVGEHDENVDFEYVVNAIGDSLARQIRETTLRLYQEAAEYAASRGILIADTKFEFGLDEAGQLHLMDEVLTPDSSRFWPADGWREGISPPSYDKQFVRDWLETQPWNKTSPAPRLPAEIIEATAAKYREALERLSA, encoded by the coding sequence ATCACTGTGACTTTGCATCAATCCAGCATCACTTCCTTGCCGCTTATCGCCCGCGGCAAGGTGCGTGATATGTATGCCGTGGGCCATGACAAGTTGCTGATTGTGGCTTCAGACCGTATCTCGGCATTCGATGTCATTCTGGATGACCCAATTCCCGGTAAGGGCGAAGTTCTAACCAAATTGACGGAATTCTGGTTGGGTAAGCTTGGCCATATCATTCCCAATCATGCCACGGGTATCGACCCTGAGTCGGTGGTTCAAGCCGGTGAGCGTGATCAGGTTCGCGGCCGTTCCATGGTGGTCAAGCGTTTAAAGCCAATATTGGTTGAGGCAGTGGCCCGTGGCTATCTGATTGGTTCAGGTTGGAAGGATTATCAGACAACAGGATCGGTTTGTGGGGTTGTATTGCCCACGGGACTGCAACAGGCTGCTAAGCTGCCCGAAGCGATTTTTACGCCTGCTGCCAAAGCCGACGTGGGTGAGCATGATGAGAACGTCGACTTTGAGTACGTCGTTAATGCGATTGGTGATTCGCTGGCTCGTCAGATAAGGGAAACCACATTGCGGCTATACCAGGAAGCGGCCGAATATGCGGCAAGCCGAGGGATACTGATTGCTGACACCAAGTTTGAGTTTGGCTTGGATGAGGCGGGACAATTGCATCTAATGGATGAGGTCCTTACGCCCGACTCCTCCCGGTTTTGGCCGGCCGATGGTTGGCGTGAGGGTATCAGCCCGCCATCCTATGACAAGCAGTTTGTGCGGGATTGGCTTGAAACCCAGCCCTGGAACAAAACGTCGCCGGCACCACGCTTGCCCGCTGAAATTATCGAAGCCACTGCTGCCAAGTACCGTGAAGCGCTAGAGCGTCTAAGCGCCTAG
- the purE gene encoding 5-(carboxyamino)imidazole ribonucleotide mutase: MTSNLSGNNHSPLVGVIMGSSSDWDVMSEAVAILEHFAIPHEARVVSAHRMPSDMAQYAQTANDRGLRAIIAGAGGAAHLPGMVAAFTHIPVFGVPVPSKHLQGQDSLLSIVQMPKGVPVATFAIGTAGAANAALHVVANLATTDKALAEKLIQYRTAQTEMARAMRLEK; the protein is encoded by the coding sequence ATGACAAGCAATCTGTCTGGCAACAATCATTCGCCCTTGGTGGGTGTCATCATGGGCTCCTCGAGCGACTGGGACGTCATGTCCGAAGCGGTCGCCATTCTTGAACATTTCGCAATCCCGCATGAAGCGCGCGTGGTGTCAGCACATCGGATGCCTTCTGATATGGCGCAATATGCCCAGACCGCCAACGATCGAGGTTTAAGAGCCATCATCGCCGGTGCAGGTGGTGCGGCTCATTTGCCGGGCATGGTGGCTGCATTCACACACATCCCTGTATTTGGTGTTCCAGTGCCCAGCAAACATTTGCAGGGCCAAGATTCGCTGTTATCGATCGTTCAAATGCCCAAAGGGGTGCCAGTCGCCACATTCGCGATCGGAACAGCCGGGGCTGCCAATGCTGCACTGCACGTGGTCGCAAATTTGGCAACCACCGACAAAGCGCTTGCAGAGAAGCTGATTCAGTACAGGACTGCGCAGACCGAGATGGCTCGCGCCATGAGGTTGGAAAAATGA
- a CDS encoding 5-(carboxyamino)imidazole ribonucleotide synthase yields the protein MIVKPGQWLGVLGAGQLGRMFCQAAQSMGYRVLVLDPDEVSPTADLADDHIMAAYDDEKALGEMAKRCLAVTTEFENVPARSLELLSRRTHVMPGARAVGPAQDRCLEKRFIESMGVPVAPFAEIRELSDLEHLPEGLFPGILKVAQLGYDGKGQWRVANRQEVLSAFEQAQRVPCVLEAKLDLAYELSVVLARDTQGKQVVYPVSRNIHHDGILAVTHVDGVLTDTARAACQAAGQIADGLGYHGVLCVEFFVLKDGSLIANEMAPRPHNSGHYTQNACVSSQFEQQVRVMAGLPLGDTRLLAPAVMLNLLGDVWLRHQSDQPQEPDWDAVLSKPGTSLHLYGKRCARAGRKMGHINITAPTFEQAVGVANEIVDLLDLPCRAVVPS from the coding sequence ATGATTGTCAAACCAGGGCAGTGGTTGGGTGTCCTTGGAGCCGGTCAGCTAGGGCGGATGTTTTGTCAGGCCGCCCAGTCGATGGGTTATCGGGTGCTGGTGCTAGACCCTGATGAGGTATCACCAACGGCAGATTTGGCTGATGACCACATCATGGCTGCCTATGATGATGAGAAAGCCTTGGGTGAAATGGCCAAGCGCTGCCTGGCGGTCACTACCGAGTTTGAGAATGTGCCTGCACGCAGTCTGGAGTTGTTGTCTAGACGCACCCATGTCATGCCTGGCGCCAGGGCTGTGGGCCCGGCGCAAGATCGCTGTCTGGAAAAACGCTTTATCGAGTCGATGGGTGTGCCCGTGGCACCATTTGCCGAGATTCGCGAGCTATCAGACCTTGAGCACTTGCCAGAAGGACTTTTCCCAGGCATCTTGAAAGTGGCACAACTGGGCTATGACGGTAAAGGTCAATGGCGGGTTGCTAACCGGCAGGAGGTTTTGTCTGCGTTCGAGCAAGCCCAACGAGTGCCTTGCGTATTAGAGGCCAAGCTTGACCTGGCTTATGAACTGTCAGTAGTGCTTGCACGCGACACGCAAGGCAAACAGGTGGTTTATCCGGTTAGCCGCAATATTCATCACGATGGCATCCTCGCGGTCACCCATGTTGATGGTGTGTTGACCGATACCGCTAGAGCCGCGTGCCAGGCAGCCGGTCAGATTGCTGATGGACTGGGTTATCACGGTGTACTTTGTGTTGAGTTTTTTGTGTTGAAAGATGGCAGTCTGATTGCCAACGAAATGGCGCCAAGACCACACAACAGTGGTCACTACACGCAAAATGCTTGTGTTTCTAGCCAGTTTGAGCAGCAAGTCAGGGTCATGGCAGGTTTGCCCTTAGGCGACACCAGATTGCTCGCGCCTGCTGTGATGCTTAATCTGCTTGGTGATGTCTGGTTGCGTCACCAGAGCGATCAACCGCAAGAGCCGGATTGGGACGCGGTGCTATCCAAACCCGGTACATCCTTGCACCTCTACGGCAAGCGTTGCGCCCGTGCAGGCAGAAAAATGGGTCATATCAACATCACGGCGCCGACGTTTGAGCAAGCAGTCGGTGTGGCCAATGAGATTGTTGACCTATTGGATTTGCCTTGCAGGGCAGTCGTGCCTTCATAA
- a CDS encoding L-threonylcarbamoyladenylate synthase — MQATESQIEQAAHALMQGGLVAFPTETVYGLGADAASRAAVAKIYEAKGRPSSHPVIVHIAKPEDMAAWCQDIPDQVWALARAFWPGPLTLILKRHVAVDASVSGGQDTIGVRCPSHPVAQALLIKFAELKAAAGQPRAGVAAPSANRFGRVSPTQADHVRTEFASMWPDGLLVLDGGDSEVGIESTIVDLSGVQNGLSPALLRPGAISLEALQSVLGCPVTGHTAQSPRVSGSLKAHYAPFTPLILCVEHKLEDCVRDWLDTHEGNVAVLLRSDRQLPLDRVHLIRMPMMPAAYARALYATLRRVDESGVSVVIAEQVPDEPDWMGVRDRMNRAAAAFEGNSSQT; from the coding sequence GTGCAAGCAACCGAGTCTCAAATCGAACAGGCAGCGCACGCCTTGATGCAAGGTGGTTTGGTTGCGTTTCCGACCGAGACGGTTTATGGACTTGGCGCTGATGCGGCTAGTCGCGCGGCTGTCGCCAAAATCTACGAGGCCAAAGGTAGACCGAGCAGTCACCCGGTTATTGTGCATATTGCTAAACCCGAGGACATGGCGGCATGGTGCCAAGACATCCCGGATCAGGTGTGGGCTCTGGCGCGAGCGTTCTGGCCAGGACCGTTGACTTTGATTCTAAAGCGCCATGTTGCAGTGGATGCGTCGGTCAGTGGCGGACAAGATACCATCGGCGTTCGCTGTCCTTCTCATCCTGTGGCGCAGGCATTGCTGATTAAGTTTGCTGAATTGAAAGCAGCCGCAGGGCAGCCACGAGCTGGCGTTGCGGCGCCATCGGCTAACCGGTTTGGACGAGTCTCCCCCACTCAGGCAGATCATGTTCGCACTGAGTTTGCATCAATGTGGCCTGATGGACTGCTGGTCTTGGATGGCGGTGACAGCGAGGTCGGGATTGAGTCAACGATTGTTGACTTATCTGGGGTTCAGAATGGCCTTTCGCCGGCGCTGCTGCGTCCCGGTGCGATTAGTTTAGAGGCGCTTCAATCTGTGCTTGGGTGTCCAGTGACAGGACACACTGCGCAGTCCCCCCGTGTGTCGGGCTCGTTAAAGGCACACTACGCGCCATTCACGCCTTTAATTCTATGTGTCGAACACAAGCTTGAGGATTGCGTGCGAGATTGGCTAGACACTCACGAAGGTAACGTGGCCGTGCTGTTGCGCTCAGACAGGCAGCTGCCTCTAGATCGTGTTCACCTGATTCGCATGCCCATGATGCCAGCAGCCTATGCCAGAGCACTTTACGCAACGCTTAGACGGGTGGATGAGTCAGGTGTGAGTGTGGTCATTGCCGAGCAAGTGCCCGATGAGCCTGACTGGATGGGGGTGAGGGATCGCATGAACCGGGCTGCTGCTGCCTTTGAGGGCAACAGCAGCCAGACCTAG
- a CDS encoding acyl-CoA dehydrogenase yields MSAASFNWSDPLLLDGQLTEDERMVREAAYAYCQEKLLPRVLEAFRHEKMDTSIFPEMGELGLLGATIPTEYGGAGLNYVCYGLIAREVERVDSGYRSMMSVQSSLVMVPINEFGSEEQKRKYLPKLATGEWIGCFGLTEPNHGSDPAGMETRAVKTSDGYKLTGNKMWITNSPVADVFVIWAKCVGGDHDGRIRGFILEKGMKGLSAPEIHGKVGLRASMTGEIVMDGVEVGDEQMLPNVTGLKGPFTCLNSARYGIAWGALGAAEFCWHTARQYVLDRQQFGRPLASNQLIQKKLADMQTEITLGLQGCLRLGRMKDEGTAAVEITSIMKRNSCGKALDVARTARDMLGGNGISDEYGIARHLVNLEVVNTYEGTHDIHALILGRAQTGIQAFF; encoded by the coding sequence ATGTCCGCAGCCTCTTTTAATTGGTCTGACCCCTTATTGCTTGATGGCCAACTTACTGAAGACGAGCGCATGGTTCGCGAAGCCGCCTATGCTTACTGTCAGGAAAAACTTTTGCCACGCGTACTCGAGGCATTTCGTCATGAAAAGATGGATACCTCCATCTTTCCTGAAATGGGTGAGCTTGGCCTGCTTGGCGCCACGATTCCGACTGAATATGGCGGCGCTGGCCTGAATTATGTTTGCTACGGCTTGATTGCGCGTGAAGTGGAACGGGTGGATTCAGGCTACCGCTCAATGATGAGCGTTCAGTCCTCGCTGGTCATGGTGCCAATCAACGAATTCGGTAGCGAAGAGCAAAAGCGCAAGTACCTGCCCAAGTTGGCAACGGGCGAATGGATAGGTTGCTTTGGCTTGACTGAACCCAACCATGGTTCTGATCCCGCAGGCATGGAAACCCGAGCCGTTAAAACAAGTGATGGCTACAAGCTGACCGGCAACAAGATGTGGATCACCAACTCACCAGTGGCTGATGTCTTTGTGATCTGGGCCAAGTGCGTGGGTGGTGACCACGACGGGCGTATCCGCGGTTTTATTCTGGAAAAAGGCATGAAAGGCCTGTCAGCCCCGGAGATTCACGGCAAAGTGGGGCTGCGCGCCTCGATGACCGGTGAAATCGTGATGGATGGGGTTGAGGTCGGTGACGAGCAAATGCTGCCTAACGTCACTGGCTTGAAAGGTCCCTTTACATGCTTGAATTCAGCTCGTTACGGCATTGCCTGGGGTGCGCTCGGGGCTGCCGAGTTTTGTTGGCACACCGCCCGCCAGTACGTACTCGATCGACAGCAGTTTGGTCGCCCCTTGGCCTCTAATCAGTTGATCCAGAAGAAACTCGCCGACATGCAAACCGAGATCACACTGGGCCTACAAGGCTGCTTGCGGTTGGGGCGCATGAAGGACGAAGGGACCGCTGCCGTTGAAATCACATCAATTATGAAACGCAATTCCTGCGGCAAGGCACTTGATGTTGCTCGTACCGCTCGCGACATGTTGGGTGGCAACGGCATCTCTGACGAGTACGGTATAGCGCGTCATCTGGTTAACCTCGAAGTGGTCAACACCTATGAGGGCACCCATGATATCCACGCCCTGATTCTAGGTCGTGCGCAAACTGGTATCCAGGCGTTTTTCTAA